Proteins from one Mixophyes fleayi isolate aMixFle1 chromosome 9, aMixFle1.hap1, whole genome shotgun sequence genomic window:
- the PFKFB1 gene encoding 6-phosphofructo-2-kinase/fructose-2,6-bisphosphatase 1 isoform X2: MEGSIRMQEDKALRIPASIPQFTNSPTMIIMVGLPARGKTYISKKLTRYLNWIGTPTKVFNVGQYRREAVQSYKNYEFFRSDNQEAMKIRKQCALNALKDVHMYLSREEGHVAVFDATNTTRERRSMILQFAKERGYKVFFIESICDDPDIIAENITQVKLSSPDYKDCDREKVVEDFLKRIECYQMNYEPLHDDLDSSLSYIKIFNVGSRYLVNRVQDHVQSRTVYYLMNIHVAPRSIYLSRHGESELNLMGRIGGDSGLSQRGKQFAHALGSFVKSQQIPDLKVWTSHMKRTIQSAEALSVPYEQWKALNEIDAGVCEEMSYEEIQEHFPEEFALRDQDKYRYRYPKGESYEDLVQRLEPVIMELERQENVLVICHQAVMRCLLAYFLDKSAEELPYLKCPLHTVLKLTPVAYGCKVESIYLNVEAVNTHRERPLNVEVSRDPEEALDTVPEHF, encoded by the exons CGTCCATACCCCAGTTCACAAACTCCCCCACTATGATCATTATGGTTGGGCTCCCTGCACGTGGAAAGACTTACATCTCTAAGAAACTCACACGCTACCTCAACTGGATCGGAACGCCAACTAAAG TGTTTAACGTGGGACAGTATCGCCGCGAGGCTGTGCAGAGCTACAAAAACTATGAGTTTTTCCGCTCGGACAACCAGGAAGCCATGAAAATCAGAAA GCAATGTGCACTCAATGCGCTGAAGGATGTCCATATGTACCTGTCACGGGAAGAGGGACACGTTGCT GTATTTGATGCCACCAACACTACAAGAGAGAGAAGGTCTATGATTTTGCAGTTTGCAAAGGAACGTGGTTACAAG GTGTTTTTCATCGAATCCATCTGCGATGACCCAGATATCATTGCTGAGAACATCACA CAAGTGAAGTTGTCCAGTCCGGACTACAAGGACTGCGATCGGGAAAAAGTGGTGGAAGACTTCCTGAAAAGGATTGAATGCTACCAGATGAATTACGAGCCCCTACATGACGATTTGGACAG CTCTCTGTCTTATATTAAGATTTTCAATGTTGGAAGCCGCTATCTGGTGAATCGAGTGCAGGATCACGTGCAGAGCCGCACTGTGTACTACCTGATGAATATCCATGTAGCGCCCCGTTCTATCTACCTATCGAGGCATGGCGAGAGTGAGCTTAACCTCATGGGCAGGATTGGCGGAGACTCTGGGCTGTCGCAACGGGGCAAGCAG TTTGCCCACGCGCTGGGCAGCTTCGTTAAGTCGCAGCAGATTCCAGACCTGAAGGTGTGGACCAGTCACATGAAGCGCACCATCCAATCAGCAGAAGCTCTCAGTGTCCCGTATGAGCAGTGGAAGGCGCTGAACGAGATTGACGCA GGCGTGTGTGAAGAGATGTCTTATGAAGAGATACAAGAGCATTTTCCTGAAGAGTTTGCACTGAGAGACCAGGACAAATATCGCTACCGCTACCCTAAGGGAGAG tccTATGAGGATCTGGTTCAGAGACTGGAGCCGGTTATCATGGAGTTGGAGCGTCAGGAGAATGTTTTGGTAATCTGTCATCAAGCTGTCATGCGCTGTCTGCTGGCCTACTTCCTGGACAAAAGTGCAG AGGAACTGCCGTACTTGAAATGTCCCCTTCACACAGTGCTGAAACTGACACCCGTGGCTTATG GTTGTAAAGTAGAATCAATTTACCTGAATGTGGAGGCAGTGAATACACACAGGGAAAGACCATTG AATGTGGAGGTGTCTCGGGATCCTGAAGAAGCTCTGGATACAGTCccagaacatttttaa
- the PFKFB1 gene encoding 6-phosphofructo-2-kinase/fructose-2,6-bisphosphatase 1 isoform X1, with protein MQSQDPDPQPAVAVRTQKQQMADRLRELTQTRLQKIWIPHQSERLQQRRGSSIPQFTNSPTMIIMVGLPARGKTYISKKLTRYLNWIGTPTKVFNVGQYRREAVQSYKNYEFFRSDNQEAMKIRKQCALNALKDVHMYLSREEGHVAVFDATNTTRERRSMILQFAKERGYKVFFIESICDDPDIIAENITQVKLSSPDYKDCDREKVVEDFLKRIECYQMNYEPLHDDLDSSLSYIKIFNVGSRYLVNRVQDHVQSRTVYYLMNIHVAPRSIYLSRHGESELNLMGRIGGDSGLSQRGKQFAHALGSFVKSQQIPDLKVWTSHMKRTIQSAEALSVPYEQWKALNEIDAGVCEEMSYEEIQEHFPEEFALRDQDKYRYRYPKGESYEDLVQRLEPVIMELERQENVLVICHQAVMRCLLAYFLDKSAEELPYLKCPLHTVLKLTPVAYGCKVESIYLNVEAVNTHRERPLNVEVSRDPEEALDTVPEHF; from the exons ATGCAGAGCCAGGACCCAGACCCACAGCCGGCAGTGGCAGTGAGGACACAGAAGCAGCAGATGGCAGACAGGCTGAGGGAGCTGACACAGACGCGGCTACAGAAAATATGGATCCCCCATCAGAGCGAGAGGCTGCAGCAGCGGAGAGGAT CGTCCATACCCCAGTTCACAAACTCCCCCACTATGATCATTATGGTTGGGCTCCCTGCACGTGGAAAGACTTACATCTCTAAGAAACTCACACGCTACCTCAACTGGATCGGAACGCCAACTAAAG TGTTTAACGTGGGACAGTATCGCCGCGAGGCTGTGCAGAGCTACAAAAACTATGAGTTTTTCCGCTCGGACAACCAGGAAGCCATGAAAATCAGAAA GCAATGTGCACTCAATGCGCTGAAGGATGTCCATATGTACCTGTCACGGGAAGAGGGACACGTTGCT GTATTTGATGCCACCAACACTACAAGAGAGAGAAGGTCTATGATTTTGCAGTTTGCAAAGGAACGTGGTTACAAG GTGTTTTTCATCGAATCCATCTGCGATGACCCAGATATCATTGCTGAGAACATCACA CAAGTGAAGTTGTCCAGTCCGGACTACAAGGACTGCGATCGGGAAAAAGTGGTGGAAGACTTCCTGAAAAGGATTGAATGCTACCAGATGAATTACGAGCCCCTACATGACGATTTGGACAG CTCTCTGTCTTATATTAAGATTTTCAATGTTGGAAGCCGCTATCTGGTGAATCGAGTGCAGGATCACGTGCAGAGCCGCACTGTGTACTACCTGATGAATATCCATGTAGCGCCCCGTTCTATCTACCTATCGAGGCATGGCGAGAGTGAGCTTAACCTCATGGGCAGGATTGGCGGAGACTCTGGGCTGTCGCAACGGGGCAAGCAG TTTGCCCACGCGCTGGGCAGCTTCGTTAAGTCGCAGCAGATTCCAGACCTGAAGGTGTGGACCAGTCACATGAAGCGCACCATCCAATCAGCAGAAGCTCTCAGTGTCCCGTATGAGCAGTGGAAGGCGCTGAACGAGATTGACGCA GGCGTGTGTGAAGAGATGTCTTATGAAGAGATACAAGAGCATTTTCCTGAAGAGTTTGCACTGAGAGACCAGGACAAATATCGCTACCGCTACCCTAAGGGAGAG tccTATGAGGATCTGGTTCAGAGACTGGAGCCGGTTATCATGGAGTTGGAGCGTCAGGAGAATGTTTTGGTAATCTGTCATCAAGCTGTCATGCGCTGTCTGCTGGCCTACTTCCTGGACAAAAGTGCAG AGGAACTGCCGTACTTGAAATGTCCCCTTCACACAGTGCTGAAACTGACACCCGTGGCTTATG GTTGTAAAGTAGAATCAATTTACCTGAATGTGGAGGCAGTGAATACACACAGGGAAAGACCATTG AATGTGGAGGTGTCTCGGGATCCTGAAGAAGCTCTGGATACAGTCccagaacatttttaa